TCTATCTATCTGGCACAATGATTGAGCCGAATTCTGGTCACATAATGAGTGATTTTGGCACTGATCTGGATACTTTTAAAGAAGATGAATTATTGTCAAAATATAAAAATATTAATTTTTACGATCATCAAGGCACTCATTTTGCTCCACATTTAGTTTCAAAAAAAATATGGGATAAGGTGGGTGGTTTTAGTGAAGAATTTAACCCTGGTATAGGTTCTGATCCAGATTTTAATATGAAATTATGGAAAGAAGGTGTGAGAATATTCAAGGGTCTAAATGATTTTAAAGTTTATCATTTTGGTTCTTTAACAACTAGAAAGAAAAAGAATTTTGTTCAAAATAGAGGGGACAAGACGTTTTTAAAAAAATGGGGTATCACAACGAAGTTTTTTAAAAAACATTATCTCAAATCAAAAACTAAATATAATGGACCTTTACAGGAACCTAATGTAACCATTGGATATATCGTTGGTCTTATATTTTGTAAAATTCAAGCTATTCTTACATTTTGATTTTATTTAATGCATTGTTCTTAAAAATATTTGCCTCTTTAATGTATCTTCTAACCATTTGTGTTGTTTTGTGACCAGTCATTGCCATAATACTACGTTCATCAGCACCAGACTCTGCAGCAACGGTTGCAAAACCAGATCTTAAACTATGACCTGCAAAATTTTTATTTTCAATGCCTGCTAATTTCAAGTATTCTTTTATTAATAGAACTACGGATTGATCTGTTAATCTATTTTCAGTTAAAATTGATCCTTTAGAAAATCTTCTAAAAATAGGTCCAGATTTTATTTTAGAAATTTGTAACCAATTTTTAAGATTTGCCACTGGACAATAATTTTCATTAGTGAAGTAGGGTAGACCTTTCAACATTCCTTCACCGAATTGGTCAGTTTTTGATCTTCTGATGGAAATTTTGAGACCCTCAGTTACAAACTCCAAGTCCTCATAGTCAATTGAAATGAGCTCAGTTCGTCTAAAACCACCTCCAAAGCCTACTAGGATTATTGTCTTATCTCTTAATTTTTTAATTTCTTCAATTTTTTGTTTATTTATTACATCAATTATTAATTTTAAATGATTGATTAATAAAGGTTTTTTACCTTTCTGAATACTTCCTTTTACTCTTCTTATTCCCATTAAGTTTTCAACAATGATTGGATGTTTTGTATCTAAATAATGCCCTTTTAGTTTATGAACCGTGCTAATTGAAACTAATCTTCTTCTTAAAGTGCTGATTTTTGAATTTTTAGAAAGGTGGGTAAGGTATAAAGAAACGATTTTAGGCTCAGATGGTAAAGAATTTAAACCATGTTTAGCACAAAAAGCTCCAAAGTCCTTAAAGTCTGATTTATATGCTCTTAAAGTGTTATTTGCTTTAGAACTTTTGAGGTTATTTAAAGTTGCCTCATGAAGCAATTTTAGGTCAGTTGTTAGTTCATTCATATTATTACTATTGATAACAATTAATTATCATTAGTAATATATCAAGTGATTTTTAATGTCAATAGCTTAAATTAATAATTTATGGGTTCAATTGATGGTGAAATTCCTGCTGTGTGGTTTTTAATAAGCTCAATTGGTTTCGGTATATTAACTTTTATCCAATATCGAAACACTGGTAAGAGTTTAAATACAATATTTTTATCTATAATGACTATAATATTCTTTGTAAGTTACATAATTTTAATGATACCAAGATAAAAATCAATGAAAGGAACAAAGTTTCAATTAAAAGTCTGGAAGTATCTCAAAAAAATACCAAAAGGAAAGGTAAAAACCTATAAAGAGGTGGCTATTGGTATAAAAAGTCCTAAATCAGCTCGTGCTGTGGCTAATGCTTGTGCTAAAAACCCATATGCCCCCAAAATACCCTGTCATAGAGTGATAAGGTCGGATGGAGCTCTTGGAGGCTACTCAGGAAGGGGTGGAATTAAGCAAAAGCTTAGACTTCTTAGATCTGAAAAAGTAGTGATTTAGCTCTATTTTAAAGCTTTTTTTATGTAAAAAAACTAGTAAAATCAATGTTTTTTGATGTTTTTACTTGATTTTCCATAAAATAGTATAATTCACCCTTCAGTTGTACTATATATTAACCTACGCTTAAAATAGACCCATATATGACCGTTTAAAAGGTATATTCAGTTAGTGCATCGCTCTACAATTCAACTATATCAACGCTTTTAAACCACCCTATTTATTCATGATTTTATATTTTCTGATGTCTAAAAAGCCTTGATTTTAAATGATAATTTAATATTTCTAAATTCTGTTACAGATTTTACTTAATTAAGCTAAAAAAGATTTTCTTTTAATCAAATAAAATCAGTTTTAATTCAGTTTTTACTGAAATTAATATCAATTAAATATATAATGATTACAGCAGTTTACGCATTATACTTAATGTAATACTTTAAGTATTAGTAAATAAATAATACCTATTATTTAATCTTTTTAACTAAATTTTCTCTTCTAGAAATATAGATTCCACTTAATACAATAATGAACAAACCTAGAAAAGTCCAATAATCTGGAAAATCACTAAAGAAGTAATAACCTATAATGATGTTTGTAATGATCTCGAAATAGCTAAATGGAGCTAACTTAGAGGCATCAGCATATTTAAGAGATAATATTAAAAATAAATGGCCTATACAGGCAAATATACCAATTGCAGCCATCATAGACCACTGATTTAAAGTAGGCACAACCCAAACAAATGGCATTATTGTGGAAACTATTATGGCCCCTACTACACCAGTTAATAACAAAGTTAATAAAGGGTTGTCTGAAGTACTTAATTTACGGGTAATAATCAAATAAAATCCATACATTATACCAGTACCAAGAGCAGCTATACTCGCTAAGTTAATTTCTACAAACCCAGGTCTTATAACCACTAATGAGCCTATAAATCCAATAATTACAGCAGACCATCTTCTAAAACCAACCTTTTCTCCTAAAAAAACTGGAGAGAAAGCAGTAACAATTAAAGGTGCAACAAAAGCTAAAGTTAATGCTTTTGCTAAAGAAATTACTGAGATTGCATAAAAAAAACAGATATTAGCTGTTAAAAGAATTAGACCTCTTATAAATTGTAATTTTGGTTTATCCGTCCAAACAAGATTTTTTCTAAAAAAGAAAAACATAATTGGAAGAGTAAATGCAACTGTAAAAAAATACCTTGCCCATGTAATTTGTAAAACAGGAAGATCTGCACTCAAATATTTTGCAAATCCATCCATAATTGGAAGCATTACCCACGCTAAAAGATTGAAAGTTATAGCTTTCATGAACTTAAAAGTTATAGATTAATTGAAGTATTTTAAAGCAAAGAATACAACAATTGGGATAGTTATAAAAGACATTAAAGTTGAAACAACTATAGTACTTGCAACACTATCAACTATCTTTTTTGGTGAATATATTGATGCAACAAGATAATTAAGAACGGCGCTAGGCATTGAACATTGTATTAATAAAACTCCAGCAGCAAATCCCTTTAAATCAAAATATAAGATTAATAGATATCCTATAATAGGTCCTGCAATTACACGTCCTATTGAAGAAAATATAGCTTTATTTAACGAAAAAACCTTTAGTCTTGTTAATGCAATTCCTAACGACATTAAGATTAAAAAAATAGTTGCATACATCAAAAGAAAGGTCGTATTTTCAACAAAGCCAGGTAGTTCTAAATCATAATAAAGTAAAAAGACTGCAACAATGATTGCATAAAATGGTGGACTTTTAATTATAACTTGTAGACTAAATTTTCTATCGGCCAGAAATACACCTAATGTGAAGTGACATAAGATTATTAAAGCAGAAATGGCTGCAGAAACTCCAAGACCTTGTGAACCATAAGCAAATAAACATATTGGCAATCCCATATTACCAGTATTAGGCATTGTTAGTGGTGGAAGTTCTCTTATAATATCTTTAGTATTTAAAAGATATAGTATGATTGTTCCAATAATCATAAATCCTAAAATAGCTATTGCGTAATACCAAAAATAATTGATGAAAATATTAAATGAGATATTTACCGGGTTTAAAGCGTAAATAATCATTGCAGGTGTACCTACATTTGCTGCAAAATTAGTGATAAACGTAGTATCTATTTTAGGATTTTTTTTACCTAAGTAGTAACCAATGCCAACAACGAAAAAAACAGGAAACAAAACTTCAAAAAGTTTTATATAAATTTCCATTAACTATACAGTCTGATTAATGTTGGAAATTTTAAAATATTTCTATTCTTTCTAAATATCGATAAACAATTTCTTGCATTTTTTTCTGATGTTTTATGTGTAATTATGACAATAGTAGCTGAATTTCTTTTTTTATCAGGTGTTTGTATAATTCTTTTTACAGACATTTTATATTTAGCCAGTCGATTAGTTATAGAAGATAAAACACCTTGTTTATCTTTAACTTCAAATCTTAAATATAGAGAATTTGAGTAGTCATCATTATTAAAAGCCTTTACAACTTTTCTTTTATTTGAGGAAATTCCAAAGGGATATTTTATATTTCCTCTAAGAATAGACAATAAATCAGATAATAAAGAGGATGAAGTAGGCCCTGGTCCTGCGCCCTCCCCTTGAAGTATGCTCTCACCAACGGGCTTTCCCTCCGTAATAACAGCGTTCATAACACCATTTACATTACCTATGTACGTGTCTTTACTAACTAAACACGGATGAACAGTTTCAAATAAACGATTATTTATCATTTCACATATACCAAGTAACTTAATTCTAAGATTTAATTGTTTTGCAATTTTGATATCTTTTAAATCAATATTTTCTATACCTTCCATTATACATTTGTAATGTGAAATTTTATTATTGAATGCAAGAGCTGATAAAATTCTAACTTTTGCAAAAGCATCAAAACCATTCAGATCTAATTTAGGATTACCTGGTTCAGCATAACCAAGTTCTTGAGCTTTTTTTAAAACTTTATCAAAAGTCTCATTTGAATTTTCCATCTCTGTTAAAATATAATTAGTTGTTCCATTTAAAATTCCATAGACTTTCTTTATTTTATTTGTAGCTAAACCCTCCTTAATCGTTCTAAGTATTGGAATTCCTCCAGCAACAGAAGCTTCAAATTCTAAATTAACATTATTCTTCTCAGCTAATTTAGCTAATTCATTACCGTGTTTTGAAATTAAAGCTTTATTTGGTGTAATAACATTAATCTTATTCTTTAACGCCAACACAACAATTTTTTTTGAAATTCCGTCAGATTGACCAATAGACTCAAATAAAATATCTATTTTTTTTTCTTTAAAAATTTTGAGAGGATTAGTATAGAAGATTTTCTTATTAATATTGTACTTTCTTTTTTTATTTTTATTTTTTGCAGAAATTGCTACGATATTTATCTTTTTTCCTGTTTTTATTTCTATTTCTTTTTTTTTTAGTCTTAATTCATTGTAAAGATAAATGCCTACTTGACCCAAACCAACAATTGCAATGTTAACTATTTTATTCATCTATATTTGGATAATCACTGTTATCTACGTAAACTTTTAAATTTGATTTAAATTCTTCAAAAGTTAGATCTTTTGAAAAATTTATCTTTTTTTCAGTTTGAATAGGAGCACAAGAAATAACTAGAAAGAAAATAAATAATAATAATTTTTTCACAATAATCCCTCACTAATTTTATAACCAAATTTCAAATTCATATTTTGAACAGCTTGACCTGCTCCTCCTTTAATAAGATTATCAATGGCTGATAAAATTATTATCTTATCTTTAAATTTAGTTTTGCAGACTGAAATAAAGCAATAATTGGTATTCATAACGTCATTTGTGCTCAAAAAAGAGTTAACACTCTTTACTTTTACAAATTTATTCTTTTTATGAAATTTTTTCAAAATATTTTGTACTTTATTTAGAGTAATGCCTGGTTTTAAATCCAAATAGATAGTACTCAAAATTCCTCTAAACATTGGAATAATATGGGGTGTAAATGTAAAATTAATTTTTGAAGAGGTATAATTTTTTAATTCTTGTTGAATTTCAGAATTATGTCTATGAAACCCTACACCATACGCACTAAGAGATTCGTATAAATTCTTGTTTTTAAATTTTTTATGTACACCTCTTCCCGCTCCAGAATATCCAGATTTAGAGTCTATAATGATATTCTTTAAGTTGATCGATCTTTTTTTAACTAATGGAACAAGTGGTAAAAGTATTGATGTAGGATAACAACCTGGACACCCAATAATGCTAAATTTTTTAACTAATTTTCCTGTTATTTCAGGTAAAGCATAAATGCTATTTTTTATGTTACTTAACGCTTTATGTTTTTGTTTATACCATTTTAAATATTCAGAACCTTTTTTTAATCTAAAATCTGCAGCTAAATCAATTAAAGTATTTTTTTTTAATAAATCTTTTGAAATTATCTGAGCTTCTCCATTCGGAAGAGCGGTAAATATAATATCAACATAACTTAAGTATTTTTTATTGTATTTTGTAATTCTTGGTAACTTTTTTGACCTAAATGAATTATCATAAGATGAAATATTTTTTCCAACAGAGGAATTTCCGCATAGATACTTTATATTAATATTCTTATGTTTAATTAATAATTTAATTAATTGAATACCGATATAACCAGTAGATCCAGCAATTAGTACATTAAGCTTAGGCATTGTATATTATAACAGTTAAAAGTTAAAAAAGAATTATCTTTTAGAAAATTGAAAGCTTCTTCTAGCTTTTTTACGTCCAGGTTTTTTTCTTTCAACTGATCTGGAGTCTCGGGTGGTCAATTTTTCGGTTTTAAGTGTAGATTTCAGTTTTTCATCAAATAAAACTAAAGCTTTAGAAATCCCGTGAACCATTGCTCCTGCTTGTCCTGTTGGTCCTCCACCTTTTACACTGCACTTTACATCATATTCTGTTGCTTGATTTATAAGTTCAAAAGGTCTAACTATTTGCATTTTATGATTATCACTTGAAAAATAATCACTAAAAAGTTTACCATTTACATAAATTTTACCTGAGCCTTTTTTTAACCAAACTTTAGCTATTGAAGTTTTTCTTCTTCCAGTAGCGTACTTGCTATCTTTGAAGTCCAGCTTTATTTTAGGAGCTTTAGCTGATGTTTGAGTATTTTCCATTTTAATTTCGTGCTATGTTTTTAGAGTTTAATTTATCCAAGTGTATTACTTGAGGATTTTGAGCTGTATGAGGATGATCATTTCCAACATATATTTTCAATTTAGTAAGTTGTTTTTTTCCCAACACTCCCCCTGGAAGCATTCTTTTTACTGCAAGTTTTAGAGCCTCACCTGGTTTTTTTTTAGCAAGATTTTCAGGTGTAGTTTCTTTTATTCCACCAGGATGACCTGTATGTCTGAAGTATTTTTTATTTTGAAATTTATTTCCAGTGAATTTGATTTGTTCGATATTTTTAACAACTACAAAATCTCCATCGTCCATATGTGGTGTGAAAGTTGTTTTGTTTTTACCTCTAATAATTTTTGATATGACAGTTGCTAGTCTGCCTACTACAGCATTTTTAGCGTCTATTTCATACCAATTAGATGATAATTGATCTTTTTTAAGGAATTTTGTCATTGTGCGTGGATTAATACTATTAATAAGATCAAAGTCAAATTGATATTTTTATTGTTTTAAGCCTTTTTTTTGTTATATTAATAATGCCGATTTGTTCCTATTGCGGGCTTACAGCTAAAAAGGAAATCATCATACAAACTCGGTAGGCATTTGAACTGTATTGTGCGCCTAGCATAAAGCTAAAGCACTAAAAAAGGAGTAATATGAGTAAAAAAAGAAATAATCCTGAAACCATTGCCATACATGGTGGTGATTACAGAAGTGACCCAGCAACTAATGCTGTTGCTGTGCCAATATATAGAACAACGTCATATCAATTTCAAAGTACTGAACATGCAGCAAATTTATTTGCATTAAAGGAATTTGGAAATATCTACACAAGGATTATGAATCCAACTAATGATGTTTTAGAGAAAAGAATTGCAGCATTGGAAGGTGGATTATCTTGTGTAACGGTTTCATCAGGGCAAACAGCTTCGAGTTTTGCAGTTCTAAATGTTGCTCAATCAGGTGATAACATTGTTAGTTCTACGGATCTTTACGGCGGAACAGTTTCATTATTTACACATACCTTAAGTAAACTTGGGATTGAAATTAGATATGCTGATCCAAGTGATCCTAAAAACTTTGAGAAGGCAATAGATGATAGGACCAGAGCTTTTTATGGTGAGACATTACCTAATCCATATTTGAGAGTGTTCCCTATCAAAGAAGTTTCTGATATTGGAAGAAAATATAATATTCCATTAATAATGGATAATACTGCTGCGCCAATTATATGTAAACCAATAGAACATGGAGCGGCCGTCGTTATACACTCATTAACAAAATATATTGGTGGACATGGAACTGCTGTTGCTGGAAGCATAGTTGATAGTGGTAACTTTGACTGGACCGCAGATCCTAAAAGACAACCTTTATTCAATGAGCCTGATGCAAGTTATGGAGGTGTTGTTTGGGGAAAAGCTGTACCAGAATTAACCGGAGCTAATGTACCTTTTGCAGTCAGAGCAAGAGTTTGTTTGCTTAGAGATTTAGGTTCAGCTTTAGCACCAGATAATGCTTTTGCAATAATTCAGGGACTAGAGACCGTAGCTCTAAGAATGAAGCAACATTGTGAAAATGCTGAAAAAGTAGTTAATTTTTTAAAAAAACATAAAGAAGTAACTAAGGTTATATATTCCACTGAACATGAGAAGAAAATAGCTGATAGAGCTAAACAATATCTTAAAGGTGGAAATGGACCAATGGTTGGTATTGAACTTAAAGGTGGTATTGAGGCTGGGAAAAAATTTATTGAGTCTTTGAAAATGTTCTACCATGTAGCAAACATTGGTGATGCAAGAAGTTTAGCTATACATCCTGCTAGTACTACTCATAGTCAGTTGAACGAAAAAGAGTTAGCGGCATCAGGTGTGACTCAGAGTTATGTAAGACTTTGTATAGGTATTGAGCACATTGATGATATTATTGATGATTTAGATCAAGCCTTGAACAAGTCATCAAAAGGAAGTTTAAAAGCTGTTAGTTAAATTTTGTATTTAAATAAAAAAAATAAATACTTGAGCTAACTAAAAAAATTGAACTTATTTGGTGCAGAGATGCAACATAAATCTGTGCACCATATAAGACTGTGAAAATACCTAATATAATCTGAAGAATTATAAATATACCCAAATAATTAATAGATTTATATAAATCATACATCTTGTTTCTATAAATCTTATAGAAAATTGAAAAATAAAAAATTACTATCAAATAAGCTAAATTACGATGAATAAATTGTGCTAATGAGGGATCACTTAGAGCCGCAACTTTAAATAGATCATCAAAATTATTATCATCAGGAAAATATGAACTGCCCATTAAAGGCCATGAATTATAGATTTTTCCTGCATCCATACCAGAAACAAAGGCACCAATTGAAATTTGTAAAAAAATCAGGATTAAGAATAATAAAGGAATAAATATATTTAGTTTGTTTGTTGTGTTTCTTGATACGTTAATTTTTAGATAATTCCAATATATTAAAGATAAAATAAAAAAAGCAATGAGTAAATGTAAAGATAACCTAAAGTGACTTACATCTACTCTGTTAACTAATCCACTACTAACCATATACCAGCCAATGAAACCTTGAAAACATATAAGAAAAAAAATGAAATATAGATTTGATAATTTAGTAATCTTAATCTTAAAAGAAAAATAAATTAATGGTATTAAGTATCCAAGACCGATCAGTCTTCCAAGAAATCTGTGAGCCCATTCCCACCAAAAAATAACTTTAAACTCGCTTAAAGTCATATTGTAGTTTTGTAACTTAAATTCAGGGATTTGTTTATAAAGATTAAAATAAATAGTCCAATCATTTTGATTAAGAGGTGGAAAAAAACCAGAAAATAATTCCCATTCAGTTATTGAGAGGCCTGAGTCGGTAAGTCTTGTTAAGCCACCAACTATTATCATAAAAGATATAATCCAAAACATAAAGATTAACCAAATTGATAGCTGATTATTTATTTTTGCATTTGTTGTGTACATGTGGGGATAAATATAATAATTTTCATATTATCCAAATATATAAATGTCGCCTTTAAAAAGAAAAGAACTTAAC
The DNA window shown above is from Candidatus Pelagibacter sp. RS39 and carries:
- a CDS encoding glycosyltransferase family 2 protein, with product MAQKSIYGINHKMISIVIPTFNNLDYLKLCLKSLKKNSSFKHEIIIHINDGSDGTLDFVKANNYKHTFSDNNIGLCSSINKAAKLVSNQYILYSHDDMYFCPNWDKVLLDEVKSLNQDDFYLSGTMIEPNSGHIMSDFGTDLDTFKEDELLSKYKNINFYDHQGTHFAPHLVSKKIWDKVGGFSEEFNPGIGSDPDFNMKLWKEGVRIFKGLNDFKVYHFGSLTTRKKKNFVQNRGDKTFLKKWGITTKFFKKHYLKSKTKYNGPLQEPNVTIGYIVGLIFCKIQAILTF
- a CDS encoding site-specific integrase; its protein translation is MNELTTDLKLLHEATLNNLKSSKANNTLRAYKSDFKDFGAFCAKHGLNSLPSEPKIVSLYLTHLSKNSKISTLRRRLVSISTVHKLKGHYLDTKHPIIVENLMGIRRVKGSIQKGKKPLLINHLKLIIDVINKQKIEEIKKLRDKTIILVGFGGGFRRTELISIDYEDLEFVTEGLKISIRRSKTDQFGEGMLKGLPYFTNENYCPVANLKNWLQISKIKSGPIFRRFSKGSILTENRLTDQSVVLLIKEYLKLAGIENKNFAGHSLRSGFATVAAESGADERSIMAMTGHKTTQMVRRYIKEANIFKNNALNKIKM
- a CDS encoding methylated-DNA--[protein]-cysteine S-methyltransferase, which encodes MKGTKFQLKVWKYLKKIPKGKVKTYKEVAIGIKSPKSARAVANACAKNPYAPKIPCHRVIRSDGALGGYSGRGGIKQKLRLLRSEKVVI
- a CDS encoding DMT family transporter, with the protein product MKAITFNLLAWVMLPIMDGFAKYLSADLPVLQITWARYFFTVAFTLPIMFFFFRKNLVWTDKPKLQFIRGLILLTANICFFYAISVISLAKALTLAFVAPLIVTAFSPVFLGEKVGFRRWSAVIIGFIGSLVVIRPGFVEINLASIAALGTGIMYGFYLIITRKLSTSDNPLLTLLLTGVVGAIIVSTIMPFVWVVPTLNQWSMMAAIGIFACIGHLFLILSLKYADASKLAPFSYFEIITNIIIGYYFFSDFPDYWTFLGLFIIVLSGIYISRRENLVKKIK
- a CDS encoding AEC family transporter, with amino-acid sequence MEIYIKLFEVLFPVFFVVGIGYYLGKKNPKIDTTFITNFAANVGTPAMIIYALNPVNISFNIFINYFWYYAIAILGFMIIGTIILYLLNTKDIIRELPPLTMPNTGNMGLPICLFAYGSQGLGVSAAISALIILCHFTLGVFLADRKFSLQVIIKSPPFYAIIVAVFLLYYDLELPGFVENTTFLLMYATIFLILMSLGIALTRLKVFSLNKAIFSSIGRVIAGPIIGYLLILYFDLKGFAAGVLLIQCSMPSAVLNYLVASIYSPKKIVDSVASTIVVSTLMSFITIPIVVFFALKYFN
- a CDS encoding homoserine dehydrogenase codes for the protein MNKIVNIAIVGLGQVGIYLYNELRLKKKEIEIKTGKKINIVAISAKNKNKKRKYNINKKIFYTNPLKIFKEKKIDILFESIGQSDGISKKIVVLALKNKINVITPNKALISKHGNELAKLAEKNNVNLEFEASVAGGIPILRTIKEGLATNKIKKVYGILNGTTNYILTEMENSNETFDKVLKKAQELGYAEPGNPKLDLNGFDAFAKVRILSALAFNNKISHYKCIMEGIENIDLKDIKIAKQLNLRIKLLGICEMINNRLFETVHPCLVSKDTYIGNVNGVMNAVITEGKPVGESILQGEGAGPGPTSSSLLSDLLSILRGNIKYPFGISSNKRKVVKAFNNDDYSNSLYLRFEVKDKQGVLSSITNRLAKYKMSVKRIIQTPDKKRNSATIVIITHKTSEKNARNCLSIFRKNRNILKFPTLIRLYS
- the argC gene encoding N-acetyl-gamma-glutamyl-phosphate reductase, encoding MPKLNVLIAGSTGYIGIQLIKLLIKHKNINIKYLCGNSSVGKNISSYDNSFRSKKLPRITKYNKKYLSYVDIIFTALPNGEAQIISKDLLKKNTLIDLAADFRLKKGSEYLKWYKQKHKALSNIKNSIYALPEITGKLVKKFSIIGCPGCYPTSILLPLVPLVKKRSINLKNIIIDSKSGYSGAGRGVHKKFKNKNLYESLSAYGVGFHRHNSEIQQELKNYTSSKINFTFTPHIIPMFRGILSTIYLDLKPGITLNKVQNILKKFHKKNKFVKVKSVNSFLSTNDVMNTNYCFISVCKTKFKDKIIILSAIDNLIKGGAGQAVQNMNLKFGYKISEGLL
- the rpsI gene encoding 30S ribosomal protein S9, with amino-acid sequence MENTQTSAKAPKIKLDFKDSKYATGRRKTSIAKVWLKKGSGKIYVNGKLFSDYFSSDNHKMQIVRPFELINQATEYDVKCSVKGGGPTGQAGAMVHGISKALVLFDEKLKSTLKTEKLTTRDSRSVERKKPGRKKARRSFQFSKR
- the rplM gene encoding 50S ribosomal protein L13, giving the protein MTKFLKKDQLSSNWYEIDAKNAVVGRLATVISKIIRGKNKTTFTPHMDDGDFVVVKNIEQIKFTGNKFQNKKYFRHTGHPGGIKETTPENLAKKKPGEALKLAVKRMLPGGVLGKKQLTKLKIYVGNDHPHTAQNPQVIHLDKLNSKNIARN
- a CDS encoding O-acetylhomoserine aminocarboxypropyltransferase/cysteine synthase family protein, whose amino-acid sequence is MSKKRNNPETIAIHGGDYRSDPATNAVAVPIYRTTSYQFQSTEHAANLFALKEFGNIYTRIMNPTNDVLEKRIAALEGGLSCVTVSSGQTASSFAVLNVAQSGDNIVSSTDLYGGTVSLFTHTLSKLGIEIRYADPSDPKNFEKAIDDRTRAFYGETLPNPYLRVFPIKEVSDIGRKYNIPLIMDNTAAPIICKPIEHGAAVVIHSLTKYIGGHGTAVAGSIVDSGNFDWTADPKRQPLFNEPDASYGGVVWGKAVPELTGANVPFAVRARVCLLRDLGSALAPDNAFAIIQGLETVALRMKQHCENAEKVVNFLKKHKEVTKVIYSTEHEKKIADRAKQYLKGGNGPMVGIELKGGIEAGKKFIESLKMFYHVANIGDARSLAIHPASTTHSQLNEKELAASGVTQSYVRLCIGIEHIDDIIDDLDQALNKSSKGSLKAVS
- a CDS encoding COX15/CtaA family protein — translated: MYTTNAKINNQLSIWLIFMFWIISFMIIVGGLTRLTDSGLSITEWELFSGFFPPLNQNDWTIYFNLYKQIPEFKLQNYNMTLSEFKVIFWWEWAHRFLGRLIGLGYLIPLIYFSFKIKITKLSNLYFIFFLICFQGFIGWYMVSSGLVNRVDVSHFRLSLHLLIAFFILSLIYWNYLKINVSRNTTNKLNIFIPLLFLILIFLQISIGAFVSGMDAGKIYNSWPLMGSSYFPDDNNFDDLFKVAALSDPSLAQFIHRNLAYLIVIFYFSIFYKIYRNKMYDLYKSINYLGIFIILQIILGIFTVLYGAQIYVASLHQISSIFLVSSSIYFFYLNTKFN